In Rahnella sikkimica, the following are encoded in one genomic region:
- a CDS encoding efflux RND transporter permease subunit, whose translation MNPSRLFILRPVATILLMVAVLLSGIFAYNMLSTSALPQVDYPTIQVTTLYPGASPDVMASGITAPLERQLGQMAGLSQMYSTSASGSSIITLKFSLDLSLDVAEQEVQAAINAADSLLPSDLPNPPTYKKVNPADAAVLTLAVTSESLPLTKVQDLVNTRVALKLSQISGVGMVTLAGGHQPAIRVQVDPRKLAAHNISLETINTLIGNSNVNGSKGGFDGPHHSITIDANDQLRTADEYGNLIVNYENGAALRLRDVATLSEAPENQYLSAWANKQPAIIINVQRQPGANVIQVVDAIKAQLPKLQEALPESVKVSILSDRTQTIRASISDVQFELLLSIALVVMVTFLFLRNVAATLIPSVAVPLSLVGTFGVMYLCGFSLNNLSLMALTIATGFVIDDAIVVVENISRRLEEGETPMQAALKGSQQIGFTIISLTFSLIAVLIPLLFMGDVVGRLFREFAITLAVSILVSMIVSLTLTPMLCAYLLRHTPEEKQSKFYRKGGEFFDKIIAGYDRMLIVVLNHQNITLLVAAATLVFTALLYVIVPKGFFPSQDTGMIQGITQASQDVSFSEMGRRQQLLTAAILSDPDVESVASTIGVDGNNTSLNSGRLQISLKSFDERSERAPAIIERLKQETAGVPGIELYMQASQDLTVDDQVTPSQYQFTLDDADSENLVEWTPTLLEKLSALPEFGDVVSNLQNQGQIAYVELDRDAAARYGITASDVDTALYNAFGQRLVSTIFTQANQYRVVLEVAPQFQQSPASFDDVYLATNNSTSSSGTVATTATTASTTTSDSGATTTNSGATNGMIKLTSIAKIHMRTGALLQARLNQFPAVTVSFNLKDGYSLEQAQQAIKTTVADIAMPDSITLRYQGAAASFESATGNTLWLILAALLTMYVVLGILYESFIHPVTILSTLPSAAVGALLSLIFSGTEFSLIALIGVILLIGIVKKNAIMMIDFALDAENRQGLSPREAIHQACLLRFRPIMMTTMAALLGALPLMLASGSGAELRQPLGLVIVGGLIFSQILTLFSTPVIYLMFDRLSHRLNPRHRRAAQRAE comes from the coding sequence ATGAATCCTTCACGCCTCTTTATCCTCCGGCCTGTCGCGACCATTTTGCTGATGGTCGCCGTGCTGTTGTCGGGGATTTTTGCCTACAACATGCTTTCGACTTCGGCGCTGCCGCAGGTCGATTATCCGACCATTCAGGTGACCACGCTGTATCCGGGTGCCAGCCCGGACGTTATGGCGTCGGGCATTACCGCACCGCTTGAACGCCAGCTTGGCCAGATGGCGGGCTTAAGCCAGATGTATTCCACCAGCGCCAGCGGTTCTTCAATAATCACGCTGAAATTCTCGCTGGATCTCTCGCTCGACGTCGCTGAACAGGAAGTGCAGGCGGCGATCAATGCCGCCGACAGCCTGCTGCCCAGCGATCTGCCCAACCCGCCGACCTATAAAAAGGTGAACCCGGCGGATGCCGCAGTACTGACGCTGGCGGTGACATCCGAATCGCTGCCGCTGACCAAAGTGCAGGATCTGGTGAATACCCGCGTGGCGCTGAAACTGTCGCAGATTTCCGGCGTCGGTATGGTGACACTGGCGGGCGGGCATCAGCCTGCTATTCGCGTGCAGGTCGATCCGCGCAAACTGGCGGCGCACAACATCAGCCTTGAAACCATTAATACGCTGATTGGCAACAGTAACGTTAACGGTTCAAAGGGCGGTTTCGACGGCCCGCATCACTCTATTACTATCGATGCCAACGACCAGTTACGTACCGCAGACGAGTACGGCAATCTGATTGTGAATTATGAAAACGGCGCGGCGCTGCGTTTACGCGATGTGGCGACGTTGTCCGAAGCACCGGAAAACCAGTATTTATCCGCCTGGGCCAACAAACAGCCAGCGATCATTATCAACGTTCAGCGTCAGCCGGGCGCGAACGTGATTCAGGTGGTGGATGCCATTAAAGCGCAGTTGCCGAAATTGCAGGAAGCCCTGCCGGAATCGGTCAAAGTCAGCATTCTTTCTGACCGGACGCAAACCATCCGCGCGTCGATCAGCGACGTCCAGTTCGAATTGCTGTTGTCGATTGCGCTGGTCGTGATGGTCACTTTCCTGTTCCTGCGCAATGTCGCAGCAACACTCATCCCAAGCGTTGCCGTGCCGCTCTCGCTGGTCGGTACTTTTGGCGTGATGTATCTGTGTGGTTTCAGCCTCAACAACCTTTCGCTGATGGCGCTGACCATCGCCACCGGTTTCGTTATCGATGACGCGATCGTGGTGGTGGAAAACATTTCGCGGCGGCTGGAAGAGGGCGAAACGCCAATGCAGGCGGCGCTGAAAGGTTCACAGCAAATCGGCTTCACCATTATTTCCCTGACGTTCTCGCTGATCGCCGTTTTAATCCCATTGCTGTTTATGGGAGACGTGGTCGGGCGTCTGTTCCGTGAGTTTGCGATCACGCTGGCGGTGTCGATTCTGGTGTCGATGATTGTTTCCCTGACGCTGACACCGATGCTGTGCGCCTATTTACTGCGCCACACGCCGGAAGAAAAACAGAGCAAATTTTACCGCAAAGGCGGCGAGTTCTTCGACAAAATCATTGCCGGTTACGACCGCATGCTGATCGTGGTGCTCAATCACCAGAACATCACGCTGCTGGTGGCGGCCGCGACGTTGGTCTTTACTGCGCTCTTGTATGTGATTGTGCCGAAAGGGTTCTTCCCGTCGCAGGATACCGGGATGATTCAGGGCATCACGCAGGCTTCGCAGGACGTCTCTTTCAGTGAAATGGGGCGTCGCCAGCAGTTACTGACGGCGGCAATTCTCAGCGATCCGGACGTCGAAAGCGTGGCCTCCACCATCGGCGTGGACGGCAATAACACCAGCCTGAACAGCGGCCGTTTGCAGATCAGCCTGAAATCTTTTGATGAGCGCAGCGAGCGCGCACCGGCGATTATCGAACGCCTGAAACAGGAAACCGCAGGCGTGCCGGGCATTGAGCTTTATATGCAGGCCTCGCAGGATCTGACCGTTGACGATCAGGTCACGCCAAGCCAGTACCAGTTCACGCTTGACGACGCCGACAGCGAAAATCTGGTGGAATGGACGCCGACGTTGCTGGAGAAACTCAGCGCCCTGCCGGAGTTCGGTGATGTCGTCAGCAACCTGCAAAATCAGGGGCAGATCGCGTATGTCGAACTCGACCGCGACGCGGCTGCGCGTTACGGCATTACGGCGTCAGACGTCGATACCGCGCTGTATAACGCGTTCGGCCAGCGTCTGGTTTCCACCATCTTTACCCAGGCAAACCAGTACCGCGTCGTGCTCGAAGTGGCACCGCAGTTCCAGCAGTCTCCTGCCTCGTTTGATGATGTGTATCTGGCGACCAACAACAGCACGTCCTCGTCCGGTACGGTCGCGACTACCGCCACCACGGCATCAACCACGACGTCTGACAGCGGCGCGACCACCACCAATTCCGGCGCGACCAATGGCATGATCAAACTGACGTCGATTGCGAAAATCCATATGCGCACCGGCGCGCTGTTGCAGGCGCGACTCAATCAGTTCCCGGCGGTGACCGTATCGTTCAACCTGAAAGACGGCTATTCGCTGGAACAGGCGCAGCAGGCCATCAAAACCACCGTGGCAGATATTGCCATGCCGGACAGCATCACCCTGCGATATCAGGGCGCGGCGGCGTCGTTTGAAAGCGCCACCGGCAACACGCTGTGGCTGATTCTGGCTGCGCTGCTGACCATGTACGTAGTGCTGGGCATTCTGTATGAAAGCTTTATTCACCCGGTGACGATCCTGTCCACGCTGCCGTCGGCGGCCGTCGGGGCGTTGCTGTCGCTGATCTTCTCCGGAACGGAATTCAGCCTGATCGCCCTGATCGGGGTGATCCTGTTGATCGGCATCGTGAAAAAGAACGCCATTATGATGATCGACTTTGCGCTCGACGCCGAAAACCGGCAGGGCTTATCGCCACGCGAAGCCATCCATCAGGCGTGTTTACTGCGTTTTCGTCCGATCATGATGACGACTATGGCCGCGCTGCTGGGCGCATTACCGCTGATGCTGGCGAGCGGATCCGGTGCCGAGCTGCGTCAGCCGCTGGGGCTGGTGATCGTCGGGGGGTTAATTTTCAGTCAGATCCTGACGCTGTTCTCCACGCCGGTGATCTACCTGATGTTTGACCGTTTATCTCACCGCCTTAACCCACGTCACCGGCGTGCAGCACAGCGGGCGGAATAA
- a CDS encoding M15 family metallopeptidase, whose translation MSQPALKARTDLILRELNIDPDVIAHRTLPYFEEVSEHLLVEAETDADTGKIYRLTAPATQAWREMKQQAAADGVGIYLVSAWRSLDYQAGLIRTKQAAGIAPEDFFTSLAPPGCSEHHTGCAVDINTPGCDEVTGIFGETGAFRWLEANAAHYGFAMSFPPDNPWGFIYEPWHWCWHPAK comes from the coding sequence ATGAGTCAGCCCGCGCTGAAAGCCAGAACCGATCTGATTCTGCGCGAACTGAATATCGACCCGGACGTTATCGCGCACCGCACGCTGCCGTACTTCGAAGAGGTCAGTGAGCACTTACTGGTGGAGGCTGAAACCGACGCTGACACCGGTAAAATCTACCGGCTGACCGCGCCCGCCACGCAGGCATGGCGTGAAATGAAACAGCAGGCCGCTGCTGACGGCGTGGGCATTTACCTGGTTTCCGCCTGGCGCAGCCTCGATTATCAGGCCGGTTTAATCCGCACCAAACAAGCCGCCGGGATCGCGCCGGAAGACTTTTTCACCTCGCTGGCACCGCCCGGATGCAGTGAACATCACACCGGCTGCGCCGTGGATATCAACACCCCCGGCTGCGACGAAGTCACCGGCATCTTCGGCGAAACCGGCGCTTTCCGCTGGCTTGAGGCCAACGCCGCGCACTATGGCTTTGCGATGTCTTTCCCGCCGGATAATCCGTGGGGATTCATTTATGAACCGTGGCACTGGTGCTGGCATCCGGCAAAATAG
- a CDS encoding Lrp/AsnC family transcriptional regulator: MSTSEILPADLRILGQLQKSGRMTNQELAEKVGMAASPCWRRMKQLEESGVITGYQANIDRKKIGLGLLAFIRVKIDSHSEEDAQRFEQQVGALPSVIACYAIAGDADFLLQVVAKDLDSFSSFAMEVVRRLPGIKEMQTSFVLREVKPLDALPLDGL; the protein is encoded by the coding sequence ATGTCTACATCAGAAATTTTACCGGCAGACCTTCGCATCCTCGGGCAGCTTCAAAAATCAGGGCGCATGACCAATCAGGAACTGGCCGAAAAAGTCGGCATGGCGGCGTCACCCTGCTGGCGGCGGATGAAACAACTGGAAGAGAGCGGCGTGATTACCGGTTATCAGGCCAATATCGACAGAAAAAAAATTGGCCTCGGGCTGCTGGCGTTTATCCGCGTGAAGATCGACAGCCACAGCGAGGAAGATGCGCAGCGTTTTGAGCAACAGGTTGGCGCGTTGCCATCGGTGATTGCCTGCTATGCGATTGCCGGTGATGCAGATTTTTTGTTGCAGGTGGTGGCGAAAGATCTCGACAGTTTTTCCAGTTTTGCGATGGAAGTCGTGCGGCGTTTGCCTGGGATTAAAGAGATGCAGACTTCGTTCGTACTGAGGGAAGTCAAACCGCTGGATGCGTTGCCGCTGGACGGTTTATAG
- a CDS encoding DUF2000 domain-containing protein, with the protein MTDTLRLAIILNPDLPPGLLANTAGVIGIGLAAKFPMLAGNSLCDAKGMTTDVISKYPLPILQATPDHIKALMFKALEAEGERSIVPFPVFARTMHTFEEYEQAFPMRDLYDEVLDGVGFVGPEKWIKSLTGNLKLLR; encoded by the coding sequence ATGACAGACACTCTCCGGCTGGCCATTATCCTCAATCCTGATCTTCCGCCCGGCTTACTGGCGAATACGGCGGGAGTCATTGGTATCGGTCTGGCGGCAAAATTTCCGATGCTGGCGGGTAATTCGCTGTGTGATGCGAAAGGAATGACCACCGACGTAATTTCGAAATACCCGCTGCCGATTTTACAGGCGACGCCGGATCACATTAAAGCGCTGATGTTTAAAGCCCTTGAGGCGGAAGGGGAGCGCAGCATCGTGCCATTCCCGGTGTTTGCCCGCACGATGCATACGTTTGAGGAATACGAACAAGCTTTCCCGATGCGGGATTTATACGATGAAGTGCTGGATGGCGTCGGTTTTGTCGGGCCGGAAAAGTGGATTAAATCGCTGACAGGGAATCTCAAGTTATTACGTTGA
- a CDS encoding sugar transporter, which produces MQSDTVSRRTAWLRVVMMAIAAFIFNTTEFVPVGLLSDIAASFNMQTAQVGLMLTIYAWVVALMSLPLMLLTRNIERKRLLIAIFILFIASHILSVVAWDFWSLVASRVGIALAHAIFWSITASLAIRVAPAGKKTQALSMLATGTALAMVLGLPLGRLIGQYLGWRTTFMSIGVVALLTLICLIKLLPPLPSEHTGSLKSVPMLFRRPALVGMYILTALIVTAHYTAYSYIEPFIQTIANMGENFTTFLLLIFGGAGIFGSILFSVLGNRFPAAMLSGPILMVTLSMLLLFVAVMNPVAISILCVVWGLAMMIIGLAMQVRVLALANDATDVSMSLLSGIYNLGIGAGALLGNQVSLHLEMSNVGYAGGLLGCIAFIWCLTIFKRYPQLKVTN; this is translated from the coding sequence ATGCAATCAGATACCGTTTCGCGCAGGACAGCATGGCTTCGCGTTGTGATGATGGCTATTGCCGCGTTCATCTTCAACACCACTGAATTTGTGCCTGTCGGGCTGCTTTCCGACATCGCCGCCAGTTTCAATATGCAGACAGCACAGGTTGGCCTGATGCTCACCATCTATGCGTGGGTCGTCGCACTGATGTCGCTGCCGCTGATGCTGCTGACCCGCAATATTGAGCGAAAGCGCTTACTGATCGCGATTTTTATCCTGTTTATCGCCAGCCACATTTTGTCCGTTGTTGCCTGGGATTTCTGGAGTCTGGTCGCGTCCCGCGTCGGTATCGCCCTCGCCCATGCCATTTTCTGGTCGATTACGGCATCGCTGGCAATCCGCGTTGCGCCGGCCGGTAAAAAAACACAGGCGCTCAGTATGTTAGCTACCGGCACCGCGCTGGCGATGGTGCTCGGGCTGCCGCTCGGACGTCTGATTGGTCAGTATCTCGGCTGGCGTACCACGTTTATGAGCATCGGCGTCGTCGCACTGCTGACGCTGATTTGCCTGATTAAACTGCTGCCGCCGCTGCCAAGCGAACATACCGGTTCGCTGAAAAGCGTGCCGATGCTGTTCCGTCGTCCGGCGCTGGTGGGGATGTATATTCTGACGGCGCTGATAGTGACCGCTCACTATACGGCGTACAGCTATATCGAGCCGTTCATCCAGACCATTGCAAATATGGGTGAAAACTTCACCACGTTCCTGCTGCTGATCTTCGGCGGTGCAGGGATTTTCGGCAGCATCCTGTTTAGCGTGCTCGGCAACCGTTTCCCGGCTGCGATGCTCAGTGGCCCGATTCTGATGGTGACGCTCAGCATGTTGTTACTGTTTGTCGCCGTGATGAATCCGGTCGCTATTTCAATACTTTGCGTCGTCTGGGGCCTGGCAATGATGATTATTGGTCTGGCGATGCAGGTACGCGTGCTGGCGCTGGCGAACGATGCGACCGACGTTTCGATGTCGCTGCTTTCCGGCATCTACAATCTCGGTATCGGCGCGGGCGCGCTGCTTGGTAATCAGGTGAGTTTGCACCTGGAAATGAGCAACGTCGGTTATGCCGGTGGCCTGCTCGGGTGTATCGCGTTTATCTGGTGCCTGACGATTTTCAAACGTTATCCGCAGCTCAAAGTGACGAACTGA
- a CDS encoding MdtA/MuxA family multidrug efflux RND transporter periplasmic adaptor subunit codes for MLPTASSRSKKRTFVWVIVAIIVAAILVWFFAFHQSASDHTAKKGPGGRGGMRAMRGQMMMGMDTPVQAGKATQADVPVYLRALGTVVANATVTVTSRVDGQLMKVYFTEGQKVAQGQLLAQIDPRSYQATLEQYQGDLAQNQALSKSAELTLARYRKLYAQDSLARQDLESQMATAGQYAGAVKADLAQIAAAKLNLEFAKITAPVSGHVGLRLVDPGNMVTSSSTTGIVTITQTQPIAVTFSVPQSNLQTLLKALRGGNQLPTTAFNQDGSEVLDQGKLQFISNEIDTSTGSIKLKALFDNADEKLYPNQFVNARLQVSVLKDATVIPAAALQLSSDGDFVYVVKADNTIERRSVKSGPDFGDDKVAILSGVNPGEQVVTTGIDRLTNGAKVQIVTANTLDAAAAGGSSKERQQGGGVDKATTGADNAVAGKNEAGKDSGSK; via the coding sequence ATGCTGCCGACTGCCTCTTCTCGTTCCAAAAAACGCACCTTCGTGTGGGTTATTGTCGCCATTATCGTTGCTGCGATTTTGGTCTGGTTTTTTGCTTTCCACCAAAGCGCGTCTGATCACACGGCAAAAAAAGGTCCGGGCGGTCGGGGCGGAATGCGGGCGATGCGTGGCCAGATGATGATGGGCATGGATACGCCGGTGCAGGCAGGAAAAGCCACGCAGGCGGATGTTCCTGTTTATCTGCGCGCGCTCGGCACGGTGGTGGCGAATGCGACAGTGACGGTGACCAGCCGTGTTGATGGGCAGTTAATGAAGGTGTATTTCACCGAAGGGCAGAAAGTCGCACAGGGGCAGTTGCTGGCGCAGATTGATCCGCGCAGCTATCAGGCGACGCTGGAACAATATCAGGGCGATCTGGCGCAGAATCAGGCGCTGTCGAAAAGTGCCGAGCTGACGCTGGCGCGTTACCGCAAACTGTATGCGCAGGATTCCCTGGCGCGTCAGGATCTGGAAAGCCAGATGGCGACTGCCGGTCAGTATGCGGGCGCAGTGAAAGCCGATCTGGCACAAATTGCCGCGGCTAAGCTGAATCTTGAATTCGCGAAAATCACCGCGCCGGTCAGCGGGCACGTGGGTTTGCGTCTGGTTGATCCGGGCAATATGGTCACCAGCAGTTCCACGACCGGTATCGTTACGATCACCCAAACTCAGCCGATTGCTGTGACTTTCAGCGTGCCGCAGAGCAATCTGCAAACCTTGCTCAAAGCGCTGCGTGGCGGAAATCAGCTGCCGACCACGGCGTTTAATCAGGACGGCAGCGAAGTCCTCGATCAGGGCAAACTCCAGTTTATCAGTAACGAAATTGACACCAGCACCGGCAGCATCAAGCTGAAAGCGTTGTTTGATAATGCCGATGAAAAGCTGTATCCGAACCAGTTTGTGAATGCCCGCTTGCAGGTGTCCGTGCTGAAAGACGCCACGGTGATCCCGGCGGCGGCGTTACAGCTGAGCAGCGACGGCGATTTCGTTTACGTGGTGAAAGCGGATAACACCATTGAGCGTCGTTCGGTGAAATCCGGGCCGGACTTCGGTGACGATAAAGTCGCTATTTTGTCGGGTGTGAATCCGGGCGAACAGGTGGTGACGACGGGGATTGACCGCCTGACCAATGGCGCGAAAGTGCAGATCGTGACGGCCAACACCCTGGATGCCGCGGCAGCAGGCGGATCTTCCAAAGAACGTCAGCAAGGCGGCGGTGTGGATAAAGCCACCACCGGCGCGGACAACGCTGTCGCAGGTAAAAACGAAGCCGGTAAAGACAGCGGATCTAAATGA
- the argG gene encoding argininosuccinate synthase has translation MTTILKHLPINQRVGIAFSGGLDTSAALLWMQKKGAIPYAYTANLGQPDEEDYDAIPRKAMEYGAEKARLIDCRKQLVAEGIAAIQCGAFHNTTAGVTYFNTTPLGRAVTGTMLVAAMKEDGVNIWGDGSTYKGNDIERFYRYGLLTNAELKIYKPWLDTDFIDELGGRHEMSEFMIASGFDYKMSTEKAYSTDSNMLGATHEAKDLEFLDSGVKIVNPIMGVKFWDENVVVKAEEVSVRFERGYPVALNGVTFDDSVELMMEANRIGGRHGLGMSDQIENRIIEAKSRGIYEAPGMALLHIAYERLLTGIHNEDTIEQYHANGRVLGRLLYQGRWFDPQALMLRDSAQRWVASEITGEVTLELRRGNDYTIMNTVSENLTYKPERLTMEKGDSVFSPDDRIGQLTMRNLDITDTREKLQNYHETGLLTSSASTGLPQVDNNNLPARGLQAKNK, from the coding sequence ATGACAACTATTCTTAAGCACCTTCCTATCAACCAGCGCGTGGGCATTGCTTTCTCCGGCGGTCTGGACACCAGTGCCGCGCTGCTTTGGATGCAGAAGAAAGGGGCGATTCCTTATGCTTATACGGCCAACCTGGGCCAGCCTGATGAAGAAGATTACGATGCCATTCCGCGTAAAGCGATGGAGTATGGCGCAGAGAAAGCTCGCCTGATTGATTGCCGTAAACAACTGGTTGCGGAAGGGATTGCGGCCATTCAATGCGGCGCATTCCATAACACCACGGCGGGTGTCACTTATTTCAACACCACTCCGCTGGGCCGTGCCGTTACCGGCACCATGCTGGTTGCCGCGATGAAAGAAGACGGCGTGAACATCTGGGGTGACGGCAGCACATACAAAGGTAACGATATCGAGCGTTTCTATCGTTACGGCCTGCTGACCAATGCTGAACTGAAAATTTATAAACCGTGGCTGGATACCGACTTTATCGATGAACTCGGTGGTCGCCATGAAATGTCAGAGTTTATGATTGCATCCGGTTTCGATTACAAAATGTCGACCGAGAAAGCCTATTCAACCGACTCCAACATGCTGGGCGCGACGCACGAAGCCAAAGATTTGGAATTCCTCGATTCCGGCGTCAAAATCGTTAACCCGATTATGGGCGTTAAATTCTGGGACGAGAATGTTGTCGTGAAAGCGGAAGAAGTGTCCGTCCGTTTCGAGCGCGGCTACCCTGTTGCCCTGAATGGCGTGACCTTTGACGACAGCGTTGAGCTGATGATGGAAGCCAACCGCATCGGTGGCCGTCATGGTTTGGGCATGAGCGATCAGATTGAAAACCGTATTATCGAAGCCAAAAGCCGTGGCATTTACGAAGCCCCTGGGATGGCACTTCTGCACATCGCCTACGAACGTCTGCTGACCGGTATTCATAACGAAGATACCATCGAGCAATATCATGCGAATGGCCGTGTTCTGGGACGCCTGTTGTATCAGGGCCGTTGGTTCGATCCTCAGGCGCTGATGCTGCGTGACTCCGCTCAGCGTTGGGTCGCCAGCGAAATCACCGGTGAAGTGACTCTGGAACTGCGTCGTGGCAATGACTACACCATCATGAATACGGTGTCTGAGAATCTGACTTACAAACCAGAACGTCTGACCATGGAGAAAGGTGATTCCGTGTTCTCACCAGACGATCGTATTGGTCAGCTGACCATGCGTAATCTGGATATCACCGATACACGCGAGAAGCTGCAAAACTATCACGAGACAGGGCTGCTGACCTCTTCTGCCTCTACCGGTTTACCGCAGGTCGATAACAATAATCTGCCAGCGCGCGGATTACAG
- a CDS encoding gamma-glutamyl-gamma-aminobutyrate hydrolase family protein: MQTKFQSRPVIGVTLDSEDAGGYADFPWYALRQNYMSSLAALGAVPLALPHHAELADEYLALCDAIVVTGGAFDVPPELFNETQNSDQVRLKPGRTAFEKAIVKGAMQRNMPLLGICGGQQLLAVLTGGTLHQHIPDALPDALEHSTTVDTENAGGKKRARHPVEIVEGTLLSRSVDRDHYEVNSSHHQAVKTVGPGCIINAYAPDGVIEGIECEGYDFCLGVQWHPEYQQHQQDTQLLNAFVTAASRYQHAMRSAGKAMTEVMNDVIARTGNEKA; encoded by the coding sequence ATGCAGACAAAATTTCAATCCAGACCGGTCATTGGTGTCACGCTGGACAGCGAAGACGCCGGAGGTTATGCCGATTTTCCCTGGTATGCCTTGCGTCAGAATTACATGAGCAGCCTGGCAGCGCTGGGCGCAGTACCGCTGGCGTTGCCCCATCACGCAGAACTGGCCGATGAATATCTGGCACTGTGCGACGCAATTGTCGTGACCGGCGGCGCGTTTGATGTCCCTCCTGAGTTATTTAACGAAACGCAAAACAGCGATCAGGTGCGCCTGAAACCGGGCCGTACTGCATTCGAAAAGGCCATCGTCAAAGGCGCGATGCAGCGCAATATGCCGCTGCTGGGCATTTGCGGTGGTCAGCAACTGCTGGCGGTTTTAACCGGCGGCACGTTGCATCAGCATATTCCCGATGCACTGCCCGACGCGCTGGAGCACAGCACGACCGTGGATACCGAAAATGCCGGTGGCAAAAAACGCGCACGGCATCCGGTTGAAATTGTGGAAGGCACGTTGCTGAGCCGTTCGGTCGACCGCGATCATTATGAAGTGAACAGCTCCCATCATCAGGCGGTGAAAACTGTTGGACCGGGTTGCATCATCAATGCTTATGCACCGGACGGCGTGATCGAAGGCATTGAGTGCGAAGGATATGATTTCTGCCTTGGCGTGCAGTGGCATCCGGAATATCAGCAACATCAGCAGGATACGCAATTGCTAAACGCGTTTGTCACGGCAGCGTCGCGCTATCAGCACGCCATGCGTTCTGCCGGTAAAGCGATGACAGAGGTGATGAACGACGTGATTGCGCGTACCGGAAACGAAAAGGCATGA